The proteins below come from a single Lentimicrobiaceae bacterium genomic window:
- a CDS encoding FAD-binding oxidoreductase encodes MNNLPENYKKLYHNLVQYIDKSRLLTSPLSTLAFGTDASFYRLIPKIVIKAKDVAEVSRILKDCSASGIPVTFRAAGTSLSGQAISDSVLIIAGNGWKNHHILENGHKIRLEPGVIGAHANNFLKPFQRKIGPDPASINAAMVGGIVANNASGMCCGTAENSYQTVESMKVLLHDGTLLDTADENSRHAFRMSHGKLLEDLTQLARDIQSDSELSQRIRQKFKMKNTTGYSLNALVDFDDPFEILQHLMIGSEGTLGFLAEVTFKTVVDDPFKASSLMIFSNIEKACQAVSRLKSEPVSAVELIDRAGLKSVENDSDVPAYLKTLSSKASAILVETTAATKELLDDKVTQIISALKEIPAELPITFTAIPVEYAKLWKIRKGLFPSVGAMRKTGTTVIIEDVAFPVPQLAEATLALQQLFAKYKYHEAVIFGHALEGNLHVVFNQDFNEPKEVKRYAEFMDDLAAMVTGQFDGSLKAEHGTGRNMAPFVEQEWGSKAYNMMKRIKHIFDPENLLNPGVILNNDPKAHLKNLKPMPASNELVDKCTECGFCEPACVAHELTMSPRQRITVYREMKRLEKSGEQPHILASLIQEYDYKALQTCATDGLCALSCPVKIDTGKLVKHLRHDQLSDRDKKIAAYLAPRMDKVTGYARFGLNTVNAFHTILGTGAMSVIANGARKISGDKIPQWNPFFPKGAPKIKTTTHLSDNPKKVVYYPACINQAMGISKDYDEKVALTTKVKQLLNKAGFEIIYPDNMPNLCCGMAYSSKGFKELGKNKSDELEAALLKASEHGKYPILCDMSPCLFTMKENMGNSLKLYEPIEFVLEFLVPHLTFNPINETVSVFAVCSAKKMGLEDKMVKLAEMCAQKVVKPDTNCCGFAGDRGFSHPELNSHGLRNLKSQTPAEATHGYSTSRTCEIGLTKHSGISYKSILYLVDKATVAKV; translated from the coding sequence ATGAATAACTTACCTGAAAATTACAAGAAACTTTACCACAATCTGGTGCAATACATCGATAAAAGCAGGTTGTTGACAAGTCCGCTCAGCACCCTGGCTTTTGGCACCGATGCGAGTTTTTACCGGCTGATTCCAAAAATTGTGATAAAAGCGAAAGATGTTGCAGAAGTATCGCGCATTCTTAAGGATTGCAGTGCATCTGGCATTCCGGTTACTTTCAGGGCTGCAGGAACCAGTCTTTCCGGACAGGCTATCTCCGATTCTGTTTTAATTATTGCCGGTAATGGTTGGAAAAATCATCATATTCTGGAAAATGGTCACAAAATCAGGCTGGAACCTGGAGTTATTGGCGCACATGCGAATAACTTCTTAAAACCTTTTCAAAGAAAAATCGGGCCTGATCCGGCATCTATTAATGCGGCTATGGTTGGCGGAATTGTGGCAAATAATGCCAGCGGAATGTGCTGTGGCACTGCAGAAAATTCATACCAGACAGTTGAAAGTATGAAAGTGCTTTTGCACGATGGTACTTTACTCGATACTGCAGATGAAAACAGCAGGCACGCCTTCCGCATGTCGCATGGCAAACTGCTCGAAGACTTAACCCAACTTGCACGGGATATTCAGAGCGACAGCGAATTAAGCCAACGAATCAGGCAAAAATTCAAAATGAAAAATACAACGGGGTATAGCCTCAATGCATTGGTCGACTTTGATGATCCTTTTGAAATTCTGCAGCATTTGATGATAGGCTCTGAAGGTACTCTCGGCTTTTTGGCAGAAGTAACGTTTAAAACGGTAGTTGATGACCCTTTTAAGGCAAGTTCGCTCATGATTTTTTCAAATATTGAAAAAGCCTGCCAGGCAGTATCCAGATTGAAAAGCGAACCTGTTTCTGCCGTTGAACTGATTGACAGAGCCGGGCTTAAATCAGTTGAAAATGATTCTGATGTCCCTGCATATCTGAAAACCCTTTCTTCCAAAGCTTCTGCCATATTGGTCGAAACTACCGCAGCCACTAAAGAATTGCTTGACGATAAGGTAACGCAAATTATTAGCGCATTAAAAGAGATACCAGCAGAGCTTCCCATAACTTTTACCGCTATTCCGGTTGAATATGCAAAATTGTGGAAGATTCGGAAGGGTTTATTTCCATCAGTTGGAGCTATGCGCAAAACTGGTACAACTGTTATTATTGAAGATGTGGCTTTTCCCGTTCCGCAGTTGGCCGAAGCCACACTTGCTTTGCAGCAATTATTTGCCAAGTATAAGTATCATGAGGCTGTTATCTTCGGCCACGCCCTTGAGGGAAATCTTCATGTGGTATTTAACCAGGACTTTAATGAGCCCAAGGAAGTGAAGCGGTATGCCGAATTTATGGATGACCTGGCTGCAATGGTTACCGGACAATTTGACGGTTCGCTTAAAGCCGAACATGGTACCGGCCGTAATATGGCACCTTTTGTTGAACAGGAATGGGGAAGTAAAGCTTATAACATGATGAAAAGGATTAAGCATATTTTCGACCCGGAAAATTTGCTCAACCCGGGAGTAATCCTGAATAATGACCCCAAAGCTCATTTGAAAAACTTAAAACCTATGCCTGCATCAAACGAATTAGTAGATAAGTGCACTGAGTGTGGGTTTTGTGAACCCGCTTGTGTTGCACATGAACTTACGATGTCGCCCCGCCAGCGGATTACAGTTTATCGTGAAATGAAGCGATTGGAAAAAAGCGGAGAACAACCTCACATTCTGGCCTCGCTCATACAGGAGTATGATTACAAAGCTCTTCAAACTTGTGCCACCGACGGACTTTGTGCATTGAGCTGCCCCGTAAAAATTGATACTGGTAAACTTGTTAAACATCTCAGGCATGATCAACTTTCTGACAGAGACAAAAAGATAGCAGCTTATCTTGCTCCCCGAATGGATAAAGTAACAGGTTATGCCCGCTTCGGACTTAACACCGTAAATGCATTTCATACCATTTTAGGCACAGGCGCAATGAGTGTTATTGCAAATGGTGCCAGAAAAATTTCAGGTGATAAAATACCTCAATGGAACCCTTTCTTCCCCAAAGGAGCACCCAAAATTAAAACCACGACACACTTAAGTGATAACCCTAAAAAGGTTGTGTATTATCCCGCTTGTATTAACCAGGCAATGGGTATTTCAAAAGATTATGATGAGAAAGTTGCCCTTACGACAAAAGTGAAACAACTTCTGAATAAGGCTGGTTTCGAAATTATTTATCCTGATAATATGCCCAATTTATGTTGTGGTATGGCATACTCAAGCAAAGGATTTAAAGAGTTGGGTAAAAACAAATCAGACGAGCTGGAAGCTGCTCTGTTAAAAGCAAGTGAACATGGTAAATATCCGATCTTATGTGATATGAGCCCATGCCTTTTTACCATGAAGGAAAATATGGGGAATTCACTAAAATTATATGAACCCATTGAGTTTGTGCTTGAATTTCTGGTCCCTCATCTGACTTTCAATCCAATTAATGAAACTGTTAGCGTTTTTGCCGTTTGCAGTGCGAAAAAAATGGGCCTTGAAGATAAGATGGTGAAACTGGCTGAAATGTGTGCCCAAAAAGTTGTTAAACCCGATACCAATTGCTGTGGATTTGCCGGAGACAGAGGATTTAGCCATCCTGAGTTAAATTCTCACGGGTTGAGAAATTTGAAATCGCAAACTCCTGCAGAAGCAACTCATGGATATTCTACCAGCCGGACCTGTGAGATTGGCCTGACTAAACATAGTGGCATTTCTTACAAGTCAATCCTTTACCTGGTTGATAAAGCAACAGTTGCAAAAGTATAA
- a CDS encoding L-lactate permease — MSAFLAFLPILLTIALMAGFNWPAKKALPFALLVAILVAFFQWDMSLSHIFGYTFFGFLKAIDILVIIFGAILILNTLKLSGAMATINNGFNGITKDRRIQTIIIGFMFGSFIEGAAGFGTPAALAGPLLVGLGFPPLAAALVALIFNSTAVTFGAVGTPIFGAMSTLGANLEPAGIGADSFMLALTKWIAIPNAIAGIFLPLLGIMILTRHFGKEKSFKPAFAAMPFAIFAGLSFMVPYLLIAIFFGPELPSLVGAFIGLGIVIFAAKKGFLVPKTSWDFPEESAWPKIWKSNSDTGTTGQAKMSLLKAWAPYLLIAVILVLTRIPSIGLKSILLSQEIKYNQVAGIEGLNYVLKWAYLPGTIPFILVALLTHWMHKMPVRDIKTAWMLTLKQIKGAAIALFAGVGMVQLMLNSGVNGSGMESMLTEMASAAAKISGSAYPLFATMIGMLGSFMSGSATVSNILFMSFQFETASILGLPQILVLSMQGIGAAVGNMICVNNVVAVAATVGCLGAEGRIIRTNSFPAFIYYLFITILIGSLIFIGFSPAI; from the coding sequence ATGAGCGCCTTTCTCGCCTTTTTGCCTATCCTTTTAACAATTGCATTAATGGCCGGATTTAACTGGCCGGCCAAAAAAGCTCTTCCATTTGCCCTTCTTGTGGCTATACTGGTTGCCTTTTTTCAGTGGGATATGAGTTTGTCTCATATTTTCGGATATACATTTTTCGGGTTTCTGAAAGCCATTGATATTTTAGTCATTATTTTCGGAGCTATTCTGATTCTCAACACACTCAAGCTGTCGGGGGCAATGGCCACGATTAACAATGGCTTTAATGGCATTACAAAGGATAGACGTATTCAAACCATTATTATTGGGTTTATGTTTGGTTCGTTTATTGAAGGGGCTGCCGGATTTGGTACGCCAGCAGCGTTGGCAGGTCCTTTACTTGTGGGGCTTGGTTTTCCGCCCTTAGCCGCAGCTTTAGTCGCCCTTATTTTTAATAGTACAGCAGTTACTTTTGGTGCAGTCGGCACTCCGATATTCGGAGCCATGAGCACCTTAGGGGCCAACTTAGAACCAGCCGGAATAGGGGCCGACAGCTTTATGCTTGCCCTTACCAAATGGATTGCTATTCCTAACGCTATTGCCGGAATTTTTCTTCCATTGCTTGGAATTATGATTTTAACCCGCCATTTTGGTAAAGAGAAGTCTTTTAAACCTGCATTTGCTGCAATGCCATTTGCCATTTTTGCAGGTTTGTCATTTATGGTTCCTTATCTGCTTATTGCTATCTTCTTCGGACCTGAGCTGCCTTCACTCGTTGGTGCTTTTATCGGTTTGGGTATTGTTATTTTTGCTGCAAAAAAAGGGTTTCTTGTGCCAAAAACTTCATGGGATTTCCCGGAAGAAAGTGCATGGCCTAAAATATGGAAATCAAATAGTGATACAGGTACTACCGGTCAGGCTAAAATGTCGCTGCTGAAAGCCTGGGCCCCATATTTACTCATAGCTGTGATACTGGTCCTTACCCGAATTCCGTCTATTGGTTTAAAAAGTATCTTGTTATCACAGGAAATTAAATACAATCAGGTTGCTGGTATCGAAGGACTTAATTATGTGCTAAAATGGGCTTATCTGCCAGGAACTATTCCTTTTATTTTAGTTGCCTTGCTCACTCATTGGATGCATAAAATGCCTGTCAGAGACATCAAAACTGCCTGGATGCTCACTTTAAAACAGATAAAAGGTGCAGCTATAGCTTTGTTTGCCGGTGTTGGTATGGTTCAGCTGATGCTTAACTCAGGTGTAAATGGAAGCGGAATGGAAAGTATGTTAACTGAAATGGCTTCAGCAGCTGCAAAAATTAGCGGTTCAGCCTATCCTTTATTTGCTACCATGATTGGAATGCTAGGCTCATTTATGTCGGGTTCGGCTACCGTTTCCAATATTCTTTTCATGTCATTTCAATTCGAAACAGCTTCAATTTTAGGCCTGCCTCAAATATTAGTGCTTTCAATGCAGGGTATTGGCGCTGCAGTGGGAAATATGATTTGTGTAAACAACGTAGTGGCCGTTGCTGCTACTGTGGGATGTTTGGGAGCTGAAGGCCGGATTATCCGTACAAATTCATTTCCCGCATTCATTTACTACCTGTTTATCACCATCCTGATAGGATCTTTGATATTTATCGGTTTTAGTCCGGCAATTTAA
- a CDS encoding sigma-54-dependent Fis family transcriptional regulator yields MKILVVDDNKLSREAIAQFLSEQLMHQVTMAVSGEHALEFLSEMPFEVVVTDMKMPGMSGIDLTKEIKKIRAATEVIIMTGHGDMESSINALRAGATDYLLKPVNIEELLITLERIQKLNLLQNENLQLKDTVKNSDELLKEENAKLFTLQSTLREVTKTGSIGIFSSAMKNIVNMCEKYHKERDVPVLIQGDTGTGKEIIARLLHHGNGQNDERPFVPVNCATIAPHLFESELFGYAEGAFTGARKNGAVGKMELAQGGTLFLDEIGEMPKEFQPKLLRALQEREIYRVGGDKLIKLDVRFVFATNRDLKQMVEKNEFRNDLYYRLNLGQIKIPPLNERKDEIVPLAQMFLEKYAIKRMKAFRFIADDAREILVNYPWPGNVRELQNTIERVVLLYNDEILKAHHITFLLNNPSISHDLMGAVIEPGSILLPDNRLPIEEIEKEIVSKAMKKFQGNKTKVAEYLDISRSALRSKLRKL; encoded by the coding sequence ATGAAAATATTGGTTGTTGATGACAATAAACTTAGTCGTGAAGCAATTGCACAATTTTTAAGCGAGCAATTAATGCATCAGGTTACAATGGCCGTTTCGGGCGAGCATGCACTTGAATTTCTGAGCGAAATGCCTTTTGAAGTTGTGGTCACCGATATGAAAATGCCTGGAATGAGTGGCATTGATTTAACAAAAGAAATAAAAAAAATAAGAGCAGCAACCGAGGTGATCATTATGACCGGTCATGGCGATATGGAATCGTCTATCAATGCTTTAAGAGCAGGTGCCACAGACTATCTGCTTAAACCGGTAAATATTGAAGAGCTGCTCATTACACTGGAAAGAATTCAGAAACTTAACCTGCTGCAAAATGAGAATTTGCAGTTGAAAGACACGGTGAAAAATTCTGATGAATTGCTGAAAGAAGAAAATGCCAAATTATTCACACTGCAATCAACCCTAAGAGAAGTTACAAAAACAGGTTCTATTGGTATATTTTCATCGGCCATGAAAAATATAGTAAACATGTGCGAAAAATATCATAAAGAAAGAGATGTTCCTGTTTTAATTCAAGGTGATACCGGTACCGGAAAAGAAATTATTGCCAGACTGTTGCATCACGGCAATGGGCAGAACGACGAGCGTCCGTTTGTTCCAGTAAATTGTGCTACCATCGCCCCTCATTTATTTGAAAGTGAACTATTTGGCTATGCTGAAGGCGCTTTTACCGGAGCACGTAAAAATGGTGCGGTCGGGAAAATGGAATTGGCCCAGGGAGGCACACTTTTTTTGGATGAAATAGGGGAGATGCCGAAGGAGTTTCAGCCCAAATTGCTCAGGGCATTGCAGGAACGCGAGATTTACCGGGTGGGTGGCGATAAATTAATTAAACTTGATGTGCGCTTTGTTTTTGCCACCAACAGAGATCTGAAACAAATGGTTGAAAAAAATGAATTCCGTAATGATTTATACTACAGGCTCAATTTGGGTCAAATCAAAATTCCTCCCTTGAATGAGCGAAAGGATGAAATTGTTCCGCTTGCCCAGATGTTTCTTGAAAAGTACGCTATTAAAAGAATGAAAGCCTTCAGGTTTATTGCTGATGATGCGCGTGAAATCCTTGTGAATTACCCTTGGCCCGGAAACGTAAGAGAGTTGCAAAATACGATTGAGCGTGTTGTTTTACTTTATAATGATGAAATTTTGAAAGCCCATCATATTACATTTTTGCTTAATAATCCATCCATATCCCATGATCTTATGGGAGCAGTAATTGAGCCCGGCAGTATTTTGCTTCCCGATAACAGATTGCCTATCGAAGAAATCGAAAAAGAGATTGTTTCAAAGGCCATGAAAAAATTTCAGGGCAATAAAACGAAAGTTGCTGAGTATCTGGATATTTCGAGAAGTGCTTTAAGAAGCAAGCTAAGAAAATTATAA